In Vibrio sp. FE10, the following are encoded in one genomic region:
- a CDS encoding HDOD domain-containing protein, with protein MNHLSFFWLPQNKALLLKGLESEFAQLVGHSISAGKITLPPIPEVVLKIQKLCTQDSTGIAEVAECLLEDPGLTAIVIRVANSVVFNRRNITCVDIMTAVSRLGILRVRDIVTAQAIEQLKHSVNLNHECNQVLVQSASISKELGATMVLVTNSFKELSPIEYRYLEHEKSLLVGLLADIGLFCLVSEYHLYLENGNYLDHDIALQIFQGQCSATSKLVLRRWGFDSDFIDVCSNTINQQEEREVSYLDIARIANHLLMFRNKDENIDEHEVELNVTGAEVLYKLSNLSKNDFNAKLSDVINASGF; from the coding sequence ATGAATCATTTATCGTTTTTCTGGCTACCACAAAATAAGGCTCTTCTCTTAAAGGGTCTAGAATCCGAGTTTGCCCAACTTGTTGGCCATTCTATCTCAGCGGGAAAAATAACCCTTCCTCCTATCCCTGAAGTCGTTTTAAAAATTCAAAAATTATGCACCCAAGATTCAACGGGCATTGCCGAGGTTGCTGAGTGCTTACTTGAAGACCCTGGCCTAACGGCTATTGTGATTCGCGTTGCTAATTCTGTGGTATTTAACAGACGGAATATCACCTGTGTCGACATTATGACGGCAGTATCACGCTTAGGGATATTGAGAGTAAGAGATATCGTCACTGCCCAAGCTATCGAACAGCTTAAGCATTCTGTGAATCTAAACCACGAATGTAATCAGGTTTTGGTGCAAAGCGCTTCTATCTCAAAAGAACTTGGCGCGACGATGGTACTGGTTACCAATAGCTTCAAAGAACTGTCCCCTATCGAATATCGCTACCTCGAGCATGAGAAATCTCTACTCGTCGGGCTATTAGCCGATATTGGTTTGTTCTGCCTAGTAAGTGAGTATCATCTCTATCTCGAAAATGGGAACTACCTAGACCACGATATCGCTCTGCAAATATTCCAAGGCCAATGCTCTGCAACCAGTAAGCTAGTTCTTAGACGTTGGGGATTCGACAGTGACTTCATTGATGTGTGTAGTAACACCATCAATCAGCAAGAAGAGCGCGAAGTGTCTTATCTTGATATTGCACGAATTGCCAATCACCTTTTGATGTTTAGAAACAAGGATGAAAACATCGATGAACATGAAGTGGAGCTTAATGTCACGGGTGCCGAAGTTCTTTATAAACTAAGCAACTTGAGTAAAAATGATTTTAATGCAAAGCTAAGCGACGTTATCAACGCTAGCGGCTTCTAA
- a CDS encoding TfoX/Sxy family DNA transformation protein: MTETAFINYVNQFGEHQKRSMFGGIGLFQNDAMFALLSEGCLFIRGGKSLDKKLTDLDCEKYRHVKKQTTATVNYYDITDLFTCEHPELDSIIRTSIDNSIQQRSFKKSSASRRLRDLPNMQLTLERMVKKAGVDDVSMFMQLGAPEVFNKVREAYGNDVDLKLLWKFAGAIDGIHWKLLQEPRKQQLLKSCH, from the coding sequence ATGACCGAGACAGCATTTATTAATTACGTGAATCAATTTGGTGAGCATCAAAAACGTTCTATGTTCGGAGGTATTGGCCTCTTTCAAAATGACGCTATGTTCGCTTTGTTGAGTGAAGGTTGTTTATTTATTAGAGGTGGCAAGTCATTAGATAAAAAACTGACGGATCTTGATTGTGAAAAGTATCGTCATGTGAAAAAGCAGACAACAGCAACCGTAAATTACTACGATATTACGGATCTGTTTACATGTGAACATCCTGAATTGGATAGCATTATTCGTACTTCAATCGATAATTCAATTCAACAACGTAGCTTCAAAAAATCATCCGCTAGCCGTAGATTGAGAGATCTTCCAAACATGCAACTCACATTAGAGCGCATGGTGAAAAAAGCAGGTGTTGATGATGTTTCAATGTTTATGCAGTTAGGCGCGCCTGAAGTGTTTAATAAGGTTCGCGAAGCGTACGGCAATGATGTTGACCTAAAACTACTTTGGAAATTTGCGGGCGCAATTGATGGTATCCACTGGAAACTATTGCAAGAACCACGCAAGCAGCAATTATTGAAGAGCTGCCACTAA
- a CDS encoding response regulator: MNKYLILCVDDEPEVLNSVLQDLAPFEENFIVEGAESVDEAKQVIKEMGQDGIKLALILCDHIMPDKTGIDFLIELNQHDSTQPTRKLLLTGQAGLEDTVTAINNAALDFYISKPWRGDQLRDTITQQLTDFVIANDKQLLNWTSVLDTERILTAMANKRTSFGE, translated from the coding sequence ATGAATAAGTACCTAATTTTATGTGTCGATGATGAACCTGAAGTTCTCAACAGTGTCCTTCAAGACTTAGCGCCATTTGAAGAAAACTTTATTGTTGAAGGAGCCGAATCGGTCGATGAAGCCAAGCAAGTGATTAAAGAAATGGGACAAGATGGTATTAAGCTCGCCTTAATTTTGTGTGACCACATCATGCCTGACAAAACGGGCATCGATTTTCTCATCGAGCTAAACCAGCACGACTCGACGCAACCAACGCGCAAACTGCTGCTCACAGGCCAAGCCGGGCTTGAAGACACAGTAACGGCCATCAATAATGCTGCACTTGATTTCTATATCTCTAAGCCTTGGCGAGGCGACCAGCTCAGAGACACGATCACACAACAGCTAACCGACTTCGTGATTGCCAATGACAAGCAGTTATTGAACTGGACGTCAGTCTTAGATACCGAACGTATCCTTACCGCGATGGCGAATAAACGGACAAGTTTTGGAGAGTAA
- a CDS encoding ATP-binding protein, with protein sequence MNQYAVICLDNNPVSIERIRSELAPLSYVFDIYTAENLEDAHHALEDIHDNHQTVALVISHHHSEFNGVQFLIELEQLPHSNTARTILVSASSDIQSILTAVNEGRLNHCLTKPVQDQVLFKSAQKELTSFVIEYDPENLLSYSDALDQQRLLRAHIEQKIHSFQSGFIHDYHQLSDNALAERVVNALQDVFSKDDKTKAIRDYSPEHLLTVEGEDNRFLWLIIEGEAALYKKDELGQQREVVRHSKGNIVGGMSFVTGEPSFSTAITLTQTRVIKLDKDSFAQVMHSNNTLLPLFTNLLLRHFNRRLQRSITNKIKLQQTLESLESAHQQLIEKEKMAMLGQLVAGVAHELNNPIAAILRSIETLSEHLDQILENSSLPESNKGTEVLAHSKLAKPLSTAQERQLVKHLSSTIDDRTLAKKAVRLNLSQDSVVLDTLKDSPIAGKELLNDLEHYHYVGNSIRSIQVCSKRIADMVKSLKSYAREDEEVRHYADIHEGLEDTLVIFENRLKHHQLEKHYDTDLPPLLCQSLALQQVWTNLISNALDALSERGTVSITTSQQTEGDDTFLVVQISDTGHGIAKEDINTIFNPNFTTKKEGNFGLGIGLSISQQIVSAHQGFILVESEVGSHTHMQVWLPFKQEGAPHE encoded by the coding sequence GTGAATCAATACGCTGTTATTTGTTTGGACAATAATCCGGTGAGCATTGAAAGAATACGCTCGGAGCTGGCTCCGTTGTCTTATGTATTCGACATTTATACTGCTGAGAACTTAGAAGACGCGCATCACGCATTAGAAGATATCCACGACAATCACCAAACCGTCGCCTTGGTGATCTCTCACCATCATTCTGAATTCAATGGTGTGCAATTTCTGATTGAACTTGAACAGCTGCCTCATAGTAATACCGCAAGAACGATATTGGTGAGCGCCTCGTCAGACATTCAATCCATTCTAACCGCAGTGAACGAAGGTAGGCTCAACCACTGCCTAACCAAACCGGTTCAAGATCAGGTTCTCTTCAAATCAGCACAAAAAGAGCTGACTTCTTTTGTCATCGAGTACGACCCAGAAAACCTTTTGTCTTACAGTGATGCGTTGGATCAACAACGCTTACTAAGAGCACACATCGAACAAAAGATTCATTCGTTCCAATCTGGGTTCATTCACGATTACCACCAGCTTTCTGACAACGCCCTTGCTGAGCGTGTCGTCAATGCTTTGCAGGATGTCTTTTCGAAAGACGACAAAACCAAAGCCATTCGTGATTACTCGCCAGAACATCTGCTGACTGTAGAAGGTGAAGACAATCGCTTTCTTTGGTTAATCATTGAAGGTGAAGCCGCTCTCTATAAAAAAGATGAGCTGGGGCAACAACGCGAAGTTGTGCGTCACTCTAAGGGCAACATTGTTGGCGGGATGTCATTCGTGACAGGTGAACCTTCATTCTCTACTGCGATCACCCTAACCCAGACACGAGTGATCAAGCTCGATAAAGATAGCTTTGCTCAGGTTATGCATTCAAACAATACCCTGCTCCCGCTCTTTACTAACCTGTTACTCCGTCACTTTAATCGCCGTTTGCAACGAAGCATCACCAATAAGATCAAGCTGCAACAAACACTGGAATCATTGGAATCAGCCCATCAACAATTGATTGAGAAAGAGAAGATGGCGATGCTGGGTCAGCTTGTAGCGGGTGTTGCTCATGAGTTGAACAACCCGATTGCAGCGATCTTGCGAAGTATTGAAACCTTATCTGAACATCTCGACCAGATACTCGAAAACTCGTCACTCCCAGAATCGAATAAAGGGACGGAAGTATTAGCACACTCAAAATTGGCTAAGCCTCTATCCACGGCGCAAGAGAGACAACTCGTTAAGCACCTCTCATCGACTATCGATGATCGTACGCTCGCTAAAAAAGCCGTGAGACTGAACTTGAGCCAAGACTCTGTGGTTTTAGATACCTTAAAAGACTCCCCTATTGCGGGCAAAGAACTGCTTAACGACTTAGAGCATTACCATTATGTAGGAAACTCTATTCGTTCGATTCAAGTGTGCAGCAAGCGCATTGCCGATATGGTGAAAAGCCTAAAAAGCTACGCCCGAGAAGATGAAGAAGTGCGTCACTACGCGGATATCCATGAAGGACTAGAAGACACCTTAGTGATCTTTGAAAACAGACTTAAACATCATCAACTCGAAAAACACTACGACACCGACCTTCCGCCTTTATTGTGCCAGTCACTCGCATTACAACAAGTTTGGACAAACCTTATCTCCAATGCACTGGATGCGCTTTCAGAGCGAGGAACAGTCTCTATCACCACCTCTCAACAAACAGAGGGAGACGACACTTTTTTAGTGGTGCAAATATCAGACACTGGCCACGGCATCGCCAAGGAAGACATCAACACTATTTTCAACCCAAACTTCACCACCAAAAAAGAAGGCAACTTTGGCTTAGGGATTGGGTTATCCATTTCTCAACAAATCGTTTCGGCTCATCAAGGTTTTATTTTGGTCGAGTCTGAGGTAGGTAGCCATACTCACATGCAAGTGTGGCTTCCGTTCAAACAAGAAGGAGCACCTCATGAATAA